The Tenrec ecaudatus isolate mTenEca1 chromosome 4, mTenEca1.hap1, whole genome shotgun sequence region aCCAAACAGGTTGTGTGTCTGCGGCCACCTACTGGCACCTCCCAAGCAAGGGCTGGCGATTGGGAGGGGGGGGGCAAGGGTTGTCCCGGGTGAGGAGGGCACTGCCCTCCAGGGTGTCTGTCTTTGGCTCCCTCCTCCATATGCTCCCCCTGTCAAGCCAGATCACTCCTTCCCAGCTCCGGTCTTAGCAAGAAGGTTCAGGAACCCCTCAGTTAGTAGGGCGGCACCAGACAGCGGCAGGAGAGCATCAtgcagggctggggagggggcttcATCCCTtcaggggaggtggggtagacCCTTATGCCTGGTGTCCTTCAGGCCCTGAATGAGCTCCCACACCTGTGGGCTGGCCTTGCCTGCAGAGCCTCTTGCGGTCCCCCCTTGACATGCTCACAGGCAGGGCTGACCGGCGAGGGGCAGGGCTAGGAGGACAGGGGGCCAGAGCCCAGAGTCCCTCCTGGCCAGGCAGGGCTGAGTATGTCCCCCAGGCAGCTGCCCCTACACATGCTTGGGCCCTGCTGTCATACAGAGCCTGGTGCCTCTGTAGATGCCCTGTCAGAGGGACTGGCCCAGGAGAGGCTGGGAGCCCCCATCCCACATGAGGACACAggaagatggggaggggaggtagggggagatggggaggagcGGGTCTGCTGCCAGAGTAAACTACTTCCAGTCTGTCCTGTGACCCTCCCCTGCCAGCCCTAGTGAACGCACTTGGGGCCACATGCAGTTGCGGTTGTGTGACCCCAGCAGAGAGCACCCCTTCTTCTGGCTAACGCCCCCTCCTTGCGAGCTCAAGCAAGGCATcacgggggtggggttggggtggagggtggggaggtagAGGGCTGGGGTCCTGCCCTGGGTGGGGGAAACTGAAGCCCATAGAAGggctgcccctcctcccacctgCGGAGCCCCGCCTACCTGTGGCACAGAGGGCCACGAAGGTCTGTGCGTGTTTGCGCACGATCTGCTTATTCTCGGGCGCCAGGGGCATCTTGAAGAGGAAATGCTGGATGAAATCGTGGGGGGTCATGGCCGCCAGGTTCCACTTGAGCTTGTTCACCAGCACCAGCTCCATTTGCTTCAGGGAaggcaaggcagagagagaagaggaagcaCATACAGTCAGTCCTGGGGGTCTGGggtacggggtgggggtggggcgtacGGCGTGTGGAGGGGTCCAGACAACCGGCGATGACCCCTGATCCCAACAGGGAAGTGAGAAGTCCCAGCGCTCATTCTCAGGCAGCCCCGGGCTGGCGAGCTGAGACAAAAAGACCGCCCACCATCTGGACCAAAGGTCCTTCTTAAGGAGCGCGGAGGGCTGCGCTCGCCGCCCCCGTCGCCAGAGGGCGCGCGCCACCCACTTTTCGCCCGTGCTCTGGGGCGCAAATGTGGTCGAAAGTGGAATCGCGGGCGGCTGGCTTGGAGAGaccagggcgggggtggggcgcGGTGCGCGCACGACCGGGATAACGGCTTCCTTATATTCCCAGGGAGACCCCGCGAGCTGTGTGGTCACCTGTCCTCGGGGTCAGGACTTGGAAGTGGCTGGCGGGtggctacccccaccccacccccaccgcttcccaaccctttcccttctcccgtcccccacccccccaccccccgccagggTCCCCGGTTACCAGCAGCTCATCGGGCCGGATGGAGTTGTCCGTGTAGATGCACAGCTTCTCCGCCGTCAGGgggatggtctccttcatcttggAGGCCACGAACATGCAGGTGGCCCCCAGCAGCTGCAGGCGACTCTTCTTCACTGGCTCCAGCGACAGGAAGCGGTCCAGATAGTTCACGGCTAGCGGGAACACTTCCTCTTCGCATTTCTGCTCTTCGCAGACCTGGGGGAGCGTGGGGGAGGGCGTGACCATTGCAGCCCAGCCGCGAAGGACCCCGCCCTGCGCCCCCGCACAGCCACCCCGAGCgcggggagacactgggcagtggctGGCAGGAGCCTCCGATGACGCGTCCCCACCCCCGGGCTCCTCCAGCACCCGCTCAGCCCCGAAACTGAAAGGGAAAGTCCCGCGCTGCTGGCACGGTGGGGGCGGGCGCGGGCACCACGGGTGGCGAcgcagagggggggggggctctggccCATCGGGGGGTCTCGGAGGAGGGGTACGGTTGGCCCTGGGCCCGCACCCAATGGGACGCGAGGACCGCCACGGGGCTGGGCGCCTAGCTCGCCGCCTCTGCGAGACACCAAGGTGGCGTCCGAGGCCGCCGCGGTACATTTCCCCAGACGTCattttttcaaaaaatatttaaaaatactaaaaaaaTAAGTGGGCGAATAAAAAACCACTGAAAACGACCCTCGGGCGGCCCTTGATCTAGACTGAGGTTCGGGAGTTGGCTGCAAGCTCcagggagcgccccaggctttcaAATTCGAGGCACCCCTTCCTCTGGGGCTAGCGCGCCGCTTCACACTCGCAAGGGCACCTCACCACACTTtcagaaattatttaaaaataatcgcGGGCCCCCCAGGTGCCCACTGCGGGTCTGAATATGTACCCTGGGCACCCGGCTAGCGCCGGGCAGGCACCCCAAGCCAAACCCCTGGCAGAGTGGGGCCAATTCCTAGGGTCTTTGGGGCCACGCGACCTTGCAGATCGGCGTGCTCCTCAGGCCAGCCCGAtcgcgcgggggggggggcgcgcccctGGATTCTCTGCTTGAACAAAAGGCACCCCCCTTCCTTAGTGGGGTCCCCCCAGAAATGCCCACACCCCGTTCCCGCACCCCTCCCGCTGGCTCCTGGCGGCCGCGCGGCCCCTCACAGCAGCCCCAGCGCCTCATAGgcagctccccgccccccccaattATTAATAAACGCGTTTGCTTTGCAATAAATAGCAAAGATGGCGCATAATACTGGCACCAGTGGCCCTAGCATACGTGTCCACGGacattaatttaaaaatcaaatcgatactccttccccccctcccgcccccgggCTGACGCTCCCGGCCGAGGCGGCCAGGAGAAGGGACGCAGCGAGGCACCCGCGCAGGCAAGAGCTGAGCGGTGGCGGCCCGGCGGGGCCAGCAAAGGCGCCCAGCCTGCAACCCTGCACCTTCCAGCTCTTCCGAAGCGCTTCCCCGAAGAAGACAACTCCAGGAGAcatgggaggaaaggggaatgACTTCAGGCGCCCCACCCCCATTTcttcctggttaataaaataccCCAGTCTCGATTTCTTTGGAAAAGCCGGGTTCTCAGAACCCCCTTGGGGAACTACAAAGTTGGGACTAGGGAAAAGAGAGCGAGAGGCATCTGGGCTTGGGCAACAAGTCGCAAGCTTGTCGCCAAAGGGCTGCCAGGCGCCACGCACCTCCAACATCCAGGTGGCCACGATCTTGCGCATGGACGGCACGATCTCCTTCTGCACGCACTTGAAGTAGGACACGGAGGGCGCGCAGGTCTCCTCGGCCTTGAGCATGGCCTGCAGCACCCGGTCGTTGAGAAGGTTGGCATCGGGGTACGCGCGGCGGATGGC contains the following coding sequences:
- the CCND1 gene encoding G1/S-specific cyclin-D1, whose product is MEHQLLCCEVEAIRRAYPDANLLNDRVLQAMLKAEETCAPSVSYFKCVQKEIVPSMRKIVATWMLEVCEEQKCEEEVFPLAVNYLDRFLSLEPVKKSRLQLLGATCMFVASKMKETIPLTAEKLCIYTDNSIRPDELLQMELVLVNKLKWNLAAMTPHDFIQHFLFKMPLAPENKQIVRKHAQTFVALCATDVKFISNPPSMVAAGSVVAAVQGLHLGSASSLLSYHGLTHFLSKVIKCDPDCLRACQEQIESLLESSLRQAQQQGMDPKVSEEEEEEEEEVDLSCTPTDVRDVNI